The genomic window AGCTAGAACTCGCCAATACCACCATTTCACAACTATTGTCGTGTCCTCGTCTTCGTAGAGGGGACCCCTATCCCCTCTAGGCTTGTGGGCGTAGATTCGCCAGACAGACATGTCCACACGGAGGATAACAGCGACTAGAGGAAGGAACCGGTCATCCACGACAAAGTGTCACCACTGAAAGAAGAAATCACCGCCACCATGAGCACCCCAAGCACGCAAGCAATCTACACGCCTCCCAACAGACCCAAAATGGTGCCTTCAAGAAAGGTAATGGTGTCGCCATTGGCCAAATCGAAGTTGTGGGTTTTCACCCGGGTGCAGGGGAAGGAGGGAGGGATAGACCTCAGTGTCCCCTTCAAGAAGGTGAACAACGCCCGGAGCGCTGCCAATGTAGAGGTTGTCGCCGCCGTCCAAGGGGTTACCCCGATCTAGAACTCCCCACCCCACAACCGCGCAGCCAATTGTCGGATCCGGTCGGACATGATGTGGAGGAGGCGGCTGCATGCGACAGGGGCGCCGTTTCAAATCTGGCACAAGAAGGTCACAGGACgcgagggggagggggggggcatGACGCCTAAATCAAGCCCCGCCTCACCATACACGCAACCGAGGTGAAGCGGCCAACAAGTATAGGGAACGGCGCCCACCATCGGGACAACACCGTCCACTCCACGTGAGGCCCCCGACTGGAACCCTAGGTTCGTAACCAAGTAACAACCACCTGACATTTTAGGCAGGGGCAAACTCACCAAGATGGGACCAAAATATAAATTACTGAGTTTGGAATAAATTTGCTGGTACTGTTTTGATTTGTCGACCCATCTGAATAAATTCAACGAatagagtacgtactactagttcTAATCGGTAGTAATAACAGTACTAGTATTTGACTTTGTCTTGTCAAACCTGAAAACGTGGCGGCACAAATTGTTTGGCTCGTTCGTACCACTGCTGCCGTGAGTTGAACAACATTTAATCAAGTTTGATCCGATCGAGCGGGAGCTAGCTTGCAGCGCGGTATCGCCAGCTGCGTTGTTCTTCTCCCGGCAGGCCGGTCGCCATCAAGCTAGGCGGCCCCCATCTCGCTCGACCGCGACGAATCCCAATTCCCACACAAAAACCACGTTTCTCCCTCCGGCCGCTCCGGTCTGGGTCTGGGCCCCTGCCTTGCCCGTGCTGTGACCCAGCTGTGCGCGCTGCGGCCGGCCGGCCACCCAGATCAGATTGGCTCAGCCGTTCCTCCATGGAAAAGACAAATTAAACAAACCGCAAGAGTTTGCGGCTGATCCGGgctttaatctctctctctctctctccctctcccgtcCTATATATACCCCTGTCGTGCGCCGGGTAAGCGAAGAGTTAAGCAGCCGAGGCGCACGTTCCACAGCTCCAGTTCGTCCAAGCTCGAGCACAACACTCGATCGCGGCTTAACTGTCTCCGGTCCTGCACGCCGATCGTACGTGCCTTTCCTAGCTTCTCGATCCCTTGTGCTGTAGCTCGTATCCTCGTGCTAGTCACCGTGTTTAATGGCTATAGCGCCATGAACCATCAAGCTTTCGCTAGCTAGTGGCTGCCCATACCTTCCTCTCGCCATCGGTGCCATGCACGATCGAGATCGACCGTCCACGAGACGTCATCGCTCATCCGTAGCATTCCCATGAGCAGTGCTCGTGCTTTGTCCCCGGCCGTTTAATTCTTCCATccgtctcctctcctctcctcgtgGTTCATCACTCGTTTAATTGGCTAGCTAGCTATGTTCCCATCGTGTTCGTCTGCTTTGCGTGCATGTGCCGAGACGCGGCTCAGGCCGGCAGCCGGTGTGCGTGTGCATAGTCGTCGGGTTGCCTTTTTCTGTGCCCACTTTTACTCACTCTTTCACTGTTCCATAGGCAGGTGGCAGCGCAATGGCGGACTGCATGCAGGAGTGGCCGGAGCCCATCGTGCGCGTGCAGGCGGTCGCGGAGAGCGGCCTGGCCGCAATCCCGGGCTGCTACGTCAAGCCGCAGCGCGACCGCCCGGCGCAGCAGCACCTGGCCGCCGCCGGCAACGTCCTCCACGAGCCCTCCGACGACAGCATTCCGGTCATCGACCTCAGCGAGCTCCTCGCGGCCGACGACGGCCGCATCGACGGCCTGATCACCGAGGCCGTCGCGGCGGCGTGCCGGGACTGGGGGTTCTTCCAGGTGGTGAACCACGGGGTGGCGCCGGAGCTGATGCGCGCGGTGCGGGAGGCCTGGCGCGGCTTCTTCCGGCTGCCCATCTCGGCGAAGCAGCAGTACGCCAACCAGCCGCGGACGTACGAGGGGTACGGCAGCCGGGTGGGCGTCCAGAAGGGCGGGCCCCTCGACTGGGGGGACTACTACTTCCTCCACCTCGCGCCGGAGGCCGCCAAGAGCCCGGATAAGTACTGGCCGACCAACCCCGGCATCTGCAAGTATGTTCCCGCTGATCCCCGccttttgatttttcacaagattcTTGCTGGCTACTAGTACTTGCACATGTGCTGATTCGTCTGCATGCATGGTGCCCTCGCTCGGCGGCTGAGAAGTAATTACACGACGACGATTGATCCCACTAGAAATTTGACAAACACCATTGTACTCATTGCAGCTCCTATGAACTTGACTAATTCAAAATTTAAGAACTTTGACTTTCAGTATCTTGTACTCTCTCCGTCCGGGAATACTtttcattgaaatggatgtatctagatgtattttagttttagatacatccattttcatccattttgatgacaagtaatttcggacggagggagtacttaatatGCATAGACTGGACTTAAAATTACTACACTTTCGTGAAACATAGTTTAGTTGGATTTTAATAATTATTATAGTTGAACACAAAATAGTGGCCAGAGTTGTGTTTTCAAGTTCAAAGTGGTAAATCTCATAGGGACAAGAATTTAACTTTTTTGTAGTGATTTAAACTCCCTTGAAATTAGTTACAAGCCAGCCATGACGGGATCGATTCTCATCGGGGGATTTAATTAAGTCAAAAGTCTACGATATACTAGAATTTCCCTTAGTAAAAAAGATATACTCCCTTCGATCCATAATAATTGTCGATGGTTTAGTACAACTTTAAGATTACCAGAATCTGTTCCTGGTGAAAATTGAACGACGGTCAACATGAACATACCACAACTCCCCTACCACTGGGCTAGGGAGAACAATATATAATCAACAAATAGAATATGTATATGAGGTGGAGTGACATACCACCCACCATGTCCAAATATTACTAACTCAATCTCCACAAAACTTATGATCAGCGTTTGGCCAGGTTAAATATGAGAACAGTACATTGATATACGTAAATATGTACTGATTGCAGTCCATGTAGACGTGAAAAAGAAAGTATTGATTGCGGTACATGTAGACAGTAGACGTAATAGCCATTGTTACTTAAAAAATAGGGTGTCCACAAAAGGAGATTCATTTCGTGCACCTTTGTCAACATATATGAAATCCAACACGTGCATGGGACGGAAAGTAGGCGAAAGGTTCTTTCATGCAAAAGCGTCAGGGCCGGCCGGCAAGAGTGTGCCGACTACTATTCCAAGCCTGCCAGCTAAGCATAGCAACAGACGGATGTACCCGGTTGACCTAAAAACAACAGTTCTACACGTGCAGAATCACTGTTTTGGTTGTACTTCATTTTCGTCGTCTAGCTTGAAAAAATACACGTACACGTACACGTACTCTCACTGACATGATATGTATGCATGTGTGTGTTTGCAGGGAGGTGTCGGAGGAGTACGGGCGGGAGGTGACGAGGCTGTGCGAGGTGCTGATGACGGTGCTGTCGGCGAGCCTGGGGCTGGAGGAGGCGCGGTTCCAGGAGGAGTTCGGCGGGGCCGAGTGCGGCGCGTGCCTGCGCGCCAACTACTACCCGCGGTGCCCGCAGCCGGACCTCACGCTCGGCCTCTCGGCGCACTCCGACCCGGGCGTCCTCACCGTGCTCCTCGCCGACGAGCACGTCCGCGGCCTGCAGGTCCGCCGCGCCGACGGCGAGTGGGTCACCGTGCAGCCCGTCCGCGACGACGCCTTCATCGTCAACGTCGGCGACCAGATCCAGGTACATACCCATCGTACGTATGATTAGTCTGCATGTGCATGCATGCAAGCGTCTGTATATCCATGTGCCGTTCGGCTTCGAGAAGCAAAAGGCCGATCGGACGTATCTCTTAGCCACACGGTCAGCAGTTAAATAAGCCGTTCCTGGAGTTGACTCAGACTTGCCGGCATGAGAGCTCGCGCGCGCACATGCATGGACGGTGGCCGGCCGGCCATAAAATGCGCCGATTATTATACTCCCTAATACAGTTTtactagaactcatctagatgagatataatttgatcTCATTCATTTTTaaaacaagaacaaatacaacccacgtcagcatacacgcatcttatagcatcacatccaatgattataaaaggtgaatgagatcaaattatatctcatctaaatgagttctagcaaaactgtattataATCACTCCATTACGGCACTGCATACGTACTTTTGTCTTCTGAAGCAATTACGTGCCTCCCTCGGACGTAGACTCATGCATGTTCTGGCCGGCGGATCACACCACGATCCGTGTACGTAGTACCGAACAACAAGcgcgcacatgcatgcatgcacggcaCGGACAATTAATTCATCGGCATAGCTAGACATTCCATGTGCTGATGTGCATGAGCCATGAACGATACATTGGTGTCAGTAACCTACATATGCTGCTCCGTACTTGTATGTGCCAGTACATCATGAGCTGATTTATTTGTTGGTGTAACTAATTGTGGGTGCAGATATTGAGCAACTCAGTGTACAAGAGCGTGGAGCACCGGGTGATCGTGAACGCCAAGGAGGAGCGCATCTCCCTCGCGCTCTTCTACAACCCGAGAGGGGACGTCCCGATAGCGCCGGCGGCGGAGCTGGTGACGCCGGACCGGCCGTCCCTCTACCCCCCGATGACCTTCGACGAGTACAGGGTGTACATAAGGAAGAACGGGCCCAGGGGCAAGGCGCAGCTGGAGGGCTTCAAGGGCCAAGCCGTCAATTAATTAACCGGGTCTTGCGGCGTGTATGATTAATCTGATGGCAAATAACTCATGCATGTATGAGCGCTAGCCCCTACATATGATATGTGTACGTGTGGCTAAACTGCATGCCGACTCGTGTAGTAGTATGTCCTGTATGATATGTGTACCCCAATCAAAATTAAAGGACGATATGCTATGCATATATGCTGATTATATTGGCATTTTGATCCAATCTATCACCTTCTTTCTAAAAACCGACGTCGTTCTTGCGTACAACTGAGCACTGAACTAATCTCGAGAACCGCATCATGCGTATATATGCGctttccatgcatgcatgcatggtactccctccatttctaaatgtaagtctttgtagagattcaacTATAAACCACATATGAATGTACATAGATACATTTTATGTTTAGAtttattcattttgcttcgtatgtagttcacctagtgaaatctctataaagacttatatttaggaacggaggaagtactacgaAATGTACCGAGCTTCATATCTGGAATATTACTTGAGATATCACCGAATATAAACATGTACTGCACTGCATGGGTGATATCACAAGTAATATTCCGTCACGCCAGTCATGGGCACGTGCACATCACATCGGATCTGTACAAAAGATGGATGAAGGAGCTGCACTTGGAACATTGGCTCGGCCGGCCACTTACTCCAAAGTCCAAACCAACTGCTCTGAGATATGCATGTTCAATCTAACTTTCTACTGTACATAACGACTAGCCACACATGGGCTACAGTGAAAAAATAGTGACCTGTCACTTCTCGGTCGGTTCTCCATGGA from Triticum aestivum cultivar Chinese Spring chromosome 3B, IWGSC CS RefSeq v2.1, whole genome shotgun sequence includes these protein-coding regions:
- the LOC123071299 gene encoding jasmonate-induced oxygenase 2, coding for MADCMQEWPEPIVRVQAVAESGLAAIPGCYVKPQRDRPAQQHLAAAGNVLHEPSDDSIPVIDLSELLAADDGRIDGLITEAVAAACRDWGFFQVVNHGVAPELMRAVREAWRGFFRLPISAKQQYANQPRTYEGYGSRVGVQKGGPLDWGDYYFLHLAPEAAKSPDKYWPTNPGICKEVSEEYGREVTRLCEVLMTVLSASLGLEEARFQEEFGGAECGACLRANYYPRCPQPDLTLGLSAHSDPGVLTVLLADEHVRGLQVRRADGEWVTVQPVRDDAFIVNVGDQIQILSNSVYKSVEHRVIVNAKEERISLALFYNPRGDVPIAPAAELVTPDRPSLYPPMTFDEYRVYIRKNGPRGKAQLEGFKGQAVN